The Pueribacillus theae nucleotide sequence AATATTAAAACCACCGCGTATAATCATATCTTTCTTCCGATCGACAATGAATACGTACCCTTCTTCGTCAATTTTCGCCATATCCCCAGTGTAAAGCCAGCCATCTTTGATTACTTTTTCGCTTTCCTCTGGCTTTCCATGGTAGCCCTTTGCGACATTCGGGCCAGAAACAATCAATTCACCCACTTCATTTGGCGGAAGACGGTTGCCGTTCTCGTCAACAACAGCCACTTCAATCCCTGGCAATGGCAATCCAACCGATCCCGGTTTGATTTTCTTCATGGGATCCGTTGCAGTTACGATTGGAGCGGCTTCAGACAACCCGTAACCCTCTAAAACAATACAGCCGAATTTCCGTTGAAAATCTTTAGCCAGCTGCTGAGGAAGGGATGCTGAACCGGAAATACAAGCGAAAAAACTCTTTGTATCGTACTTATCCGCATCCGGGTGATGGTACAAAGCGTGAAACATAGCCGGAACCATTGCGGAGTGTGTTACTTTATATTTTTCAATCGCTTCAAACACTTTAACAGGGTCAAAATACGGGAGTAATACATTTTTATCACCGAGCATGAGAGCGACATTCATCATTGTAAACCCAAACGCGTGCGAGAAGGGCAAAATTCCAAGTCCGACGCGGCCTGTTTTTACTTGCAAGATTTTGGCTGTTTTCGATGCCGCCTTTGCATTTGAATAAAGGTTTTTATGCGTCAGCATCACTCCTTTTGGATTACCGGTCGTACCAGCCGTATATAGCAATGCGGCTTCGTCATTTTCACCAATCGCGATGTCTGGCGCTTTTTTCGATTGGCTCTCTAATTTGTTATATAATGAATGCGGTGAATTCGATTGATCAAGAGTAAAAATCTTTAGTGTTGACGATAAATCACGTGATGCTTCTGTCACCTTTGCAAAGAGCGGCTCTGTCGTCAAAACAACCTTCGGCTTACAGTCCTTAAGAATGTAGTGAATCTCCTTAGCTTGTAACAATGGCATGACAGGGACAACTGCCGCACCGCATTTTAGAATTCCTGCAAAAGCGATCACGACTTCCGGACAGTTCGGCATTGTAACAACAACACGATCACCACGTTCAACACCTAAATCGATTAACGTATGCGCAAGTTGCGAAGAGAGTTCATCACAATACGTATTTGTGTATTCTTTGCCCTCGAAAATGAGAACAGGGTACGTGCCAAACTCTTCGATATTATCACGCCAAATTTGTACTAGATTCATTTCACGCCTCCCGTAATCAGATATCAGATCTCAGAAGCCCGAAGCCAGATGTAAATAATTCATTCTGCCATGAAGACAATTTAAGCTAAGGGCTGCTGAATGTTGGATCACTGTTGAGCGGCGCTGTAAGCCGAAAGAATATCTTGTAATCTTAATGCAAGACCCATATCCCCGTCGATTTGAAGCAGGCCACTCATAAACGCTTCTGTTCCATTCAATTCACCATCAACCATTTTTTTGAAATCTGCCGAATCAATCGTTAATGTACAATCAGCTGTTTCCTTTTCTCCTTCAACGACAGAACCGCTATCTGAACGAAGAATCACTTGATATGTGCTTTCCTCATCTCCGGTAATATTGAACTGATAAACTGCTTCGATTCCATCCGCACGGGAAGGATCCTTCTCCAATTCTGATTCGATTAATTGAAAAATTTCTTTAATTGTAGCCATTAGTACTCCTCCTAAATTGATTTTTTAAAATTCATTTATTTTCCAAAAGCTTCTTTTCGCTTGCTTATCGTTCTGCCATCGCATTCCCCCTTTAAAGCAAACGCTCATTTTTACCGAGAAGAAACAGGAACTGCATCATTTATGAGAAAATGATAAGAACCGACAACGATACGATTTAATAGCTCGGCTAGCGGTTCGATATCTGTTTGTTTATCAACCCCAATTACTTTATGGACAACCACTTCATTTATCGCACCAACCATCGCTTGCGAAAAAATATGTAAGTCATTGTCAAATTCTGCATCCGTTGGTTCAAGTTCATTTCGAACGGTTCCATAAATGAATTCCGCAAACTGGACATGGGCTCTATGGCGAACCTCTTCAACAGCTTGATTGACGCCAACGGAGGAAACTAATAAAAGCTGCGCAACTGGACGCTGGTGCAAACAGATTTGAAGATAACACTTAATTCCCGCCAGCGCTTTGTCTTCCATTTCCTTCTCGCGCTGCGCCGCTGTTTTCACTTTCATTAAAACTTCCTCTAAAAGCTCTTGAAACAAGCAAGCTAGCAACTCTTCTTTGCTGCTAAAAAAATTGTAGAATGTTGTCTTCGATACATGGGCATGCTCGACAATGTCTAATACTGTCGTTTCTCGAAAACCTTTTTCAGTAAACAGCATTAATGCAGCATAGAGCAACTTAACCTGAGGTTTTTTCTTCGCGTCATTTGCGAATAGCGAAAATTCCATTTTCTGAACACCTCAATTAATACCAGTACGTATTCGTATTTCCCTGATTAAAAAAAAGAAAGCACTCGTTTATTTTTCCACCTCCAAACTTTTCAAAGATTTAAATGATTCTGTTTAAAATTCCTTTGACAATAATGTAAGCCTTTCCAATGATAAACAATATTCCGAAAAAAGTCGTAACTTCTTCGCGATGTTTGTATTTAAAACCCTATCTTTGTATGAAGGCGCTTCGGTATAGAGCCTTAAGCCATGTTTTTATACAAAATAGCAAGCTCTTCTCAAGAAAATCGCCCTAATCACAAATCTTTTAATTGATAGAGCGGTGCTTTCCTGAGCGTAACAATCTCCAAAGTACAAAAATTGTGAAGAGAGTTGATGCAATTATTCCGAAGCCTGCATACGTTTTTGCCTCAATCCCTAGAAACCTAGCACTGGAAGCATTCGCGATCATCATGCTGGTGACGATTAAAATCGATGCGAAAATTAATGTAATCCCGATGCGATTTATCACTTGGTTTGCCAAATTGCTTGAAATCGGGTCTGTCTGAACCTGGAGGTTCATTTTCATGTTATTACCGGCTGTATGTTCCATCACTTTATTGATTCGTCTAGGAAAAGTCGCTAAAAGCTTTCCTGACTCTCCCAGCAAACTGGCATTGGCTCTATAATTAAACCGTTTGCCAAGCATATTTTTTAACACGCCCATTTCGTATGTCTCAATCATTTTTCCATACGAAATTTCGGGGCATAGCCAGCGAGCGACACCTTCTGTTGCAGAAAAACCTTTTGCCCATAATGCAAGGCTGCTCGGAATTTTACAATAATTTTTCATTGCTATCGTCATTGCATCAAGAACGAGGCGGCCATAATTGTATCGTTCATTGCCTTGATTCGTATTAACATAATGAAGGGCTAAACGACTCAGTTCATCTCGAAGTTTTACAATATCTGTGTAAACCGTCGGTGGAAATAACTCGATAACGACTTCTGCGGCATCATCAGCCTGGTTCAGCTGGATGTGCATAATGGTCCGCATTAATATATGTGCCATATTACTGTCAATCTTTCCGGTCATTCCCCAGTCGATGACGACGGCGCGTTTCTCATTTTTATCAATCATAATATTCGAGCCATGGGCATCAGCATGATAGATGCCGACAAGCATGCTTTCAATATAGCCATGCGCCAAATCGGTCATTATCAGTACCCTTTCCTCAAAACTAAGGTAATCGACAGGGAATTCCTTTAGCATCCAACCGTTAATATATTCCATCAACAATACGTTTTTCGTTGCATCAACCACTTCGGGAACATGAATATGTTCAAAACGGACAACCTCCCTCCGATATTCATTCATTTTGAATGCTTCAATCTGCATATCCAATTCTTCCATTGAACCACTGTAATAATCTTCAACTAATCCCATTAAATTGAGAGAAGCTGATAATTGTACAGGCAGCCTTTTTTGCAGCATTTTTGCCATTTGTTTAATTACGGCAATGTCTGTTTG carries:
- a CDS encoding long-chain-fatty-acid--CoA ligase; the protein is MNLVQIWRDNIEEFGTYPVLIFEGKEYTNTYCDELSSQLAHTLIDLGVERGDRVVVTMPNCPEVVIAFAGILKCGAAVVPVMPLLQAKEIHYILKDCKPKVVLTTEPLFAKVTEASRDLSSTLKIFTLDQSNSPHSLYNKLESQSKKAPDIAIGENDEAALLYTAGTTGNPKGVMLTHKNLYSNAKAASKTAKILQVKTGRVGLGILPFSHAFGFTMMNVALMLGDKNVLLPYFDPVKVFEAIEKYKVTHSAMVPAMFHALYHHPDADKYDTKSFFACISGSASLPQQLAKDFQRKFGCIVLEGYGLSEAAPIVTATDPMKKIKPGSVGLPLPGIEVAVVDENGNRLPPNEVGELIVSGPNVAKGYHGKPEESEKVIKDGWLYTGDMAKIDEEGYVFIVDRKKDMIIRGGFNIYPRDLEELLMAHPSVAEAGVVGVPSPSMGEEVIAYVVKRRGVQVTEEELIQFCHENIAKYKSPRMIKIVGYLPKNLIGKIDKNKLREWAKKEFNTAALN
- a CDS encoding SCP2 sterol-binding domain-containing protein, whose product is MATIKEIFQLIESELEKDPSRADGIEAVYQFNITGDEESTYQVILRSDSGSVVEGEKETADCTLTIDSADFKKMVDGELNGTEAFMSGLLQIDGDMGLALRLQDILSAYSAAQQ
- a CDS encoding TetR/AcrR family transcriptional regulator produces the protein MEFSLFANDAKKKPQVKLLYAALMLFTEKGFRETTVLDIVEHAHVSKTTFYNFFSSKEELLACLFQELLEEVLMKVKTAAQREKEMEDKALAGIKCYLQICLHQRPVAQLLLVSSVGVNQAVEEVRHRAHVQFAEFIYGTVRNELEPTDAEFDNDLHIFSQAMVGAINEVVVHKVIGVDKQTDIEPLAELLNRIVVGSYHFLINDAVPVSSR
- a CDS encoding ABC1 kinase family protein, which translates into the protein MSISKEASSGQENDEFKVALHAVGKEIKKEREAITRWQRRRKIVSVFAKHGLLFLLKDTEIWKLFGKKQRNKTENDQLHKIGERIRIAFEELGSTFIKLGQVLVTRQDLLPEPITLELEKLLDEVPAIDFRHIQYVLEAELEDGLDTFEWIHPIPLGSGSLAQVYKAGLKDRSIVAVKVIRPTVEKLFQTDIAVIKQMAKMLQKRLPVQLSASLNLMGLVEDYYSGSMEELDMQIEAFKMNEYRREVVRFEHIHVPEVVDATKNVLLMEYINGWMLKEFPVDYLSFEERVLIMTDLAHGYIESMLVGIYHADAHGSNIMIDKNEKRAVVIDWGMTGKIDSNMAHILMRTIMHIQLNQADDAAEVVIELFPPTVYTDIVKLRDELSRLALHYVNTNQGNERYNYGRLVLDAMTIAMKNYCKIPSSLALWAKGFSATEGVARWLCPEISYGKMIETYEMGVLKNMLGKRFNYRANASLLGESGKLLATFPRRINKVMEHTAGNNMKMNLQVQTDPISSNLANQVINRIGITLIFASILIVTSMMIANASSARFLGIEAKTYAGFGIIASTLFTIFVLWRLLRSGKHRSIN